The genomic stretch CGATGTAATCAAACCGAGGAGTGAGAGATCTAAGTTCCTTCTCAATGACACTTTCTTCAGAGAGAGTTTCTCTACAcacttcatctcatttgtgatcagaatcactaTGGAGATGTAATCAAGTACCTcctcattgttcttcatgttgagattctcatactgcttgCATAGTGACTGAAgtttcaccttcttcactgatgcatcaccaCCGTAGCACCACACCAGTGTTTCCCACGCAGCTTTCGCCGTCGTTGAATcaacgattttctcaaacacgttcaCATCCATACAATAATGGATGTAGAATAAAGCCTTATGGTCCTTCTTCCTCAGATCACGCTGAACATTTCTCTGCGCATCTGTTGCATTTTCTAGAACAACCTGAACGTAACCGTCGTTGatgagatcaagaacatcttaAGCTCCAAACAACACACACATCTGAATCATCCAATGATTCCACTTCTTGTCATCGAACACTGGAAGCTTGGTGCTCAGATTGTTTtcgttcatcttcaaccttgtgcaatATACTTAGATCTCACATAAACACAGTATTTCTCAATCCTGCAGAATCAAGATATGTGATTCTGTTACGATTCTGAACTGAAATTCAACACAAATTCTCCGAACTGAAATCAATCATACAACGCCTCACTgtttcactcgtgtttcccgtggTGTTTCTATGTGGATCTGAACTGGAGCTCTAGATGTCAATTGTTGGTGCATaaggtgataaagatgaacaatagaaataagagagagaagagaaaataataataaactttCAGCACTCTTAAAATGGTTACAAAATGGATGCAAGATgagagaagagaagagaaaataGCCTCTAACAAATTTTATCTACAAATTTCTAAAATTGAATTAATTATAACAAATTTCTAAAATTGAATTAATTATAACAAATTTCTAAAATTGAATTAATTATAACAAATTTGAACACCCAATCCACAATATCCAACTTATTCACATTAAAACTTTCATCATCAAactaaattaaaaaaaaaaagttCATCTTTCCGTTTAAccaaacaaaaaatatatatttttaaattctttttatATTCCGTAATTATAGTTATTTTTTTGACATTAAATAGTTATAGTTATAGTGTTTGAAATATTCAAATATATGAAGCACGAGATGCAAGATGAGAGTCCCACGTAGTGCAAACTGCTAACTTCCAAAACAAGCCATATAGTTTTGCATCTGTTTCTCTTTTTCACTAATCTTCAACAATGAGTTTTATAATTAGAATGGAAACTAAGTTCCAATTTTTTGTTCTTTTCAGCATCTTAACAATTCTCCAGTTCCAACAAGTAACCCCTAATGAAGGTGGCCAAAATGTTGCACAAGATCATCCAGAAAAACCAGGCCTTAGCAAGTTACTGATGGACACAGTTTCTCTACTCAGAAAATCCAAAGAAAGTTCATGGGAGAAAATCAAAACCGTCATTCATGATCTTCAGATGCAGTTTTCACCACCAAATTTGGAGTAAGTTAGTGCATTCACAAAAGTTTATTTAATATTTAGGAATGAATCATCAAAATAATCATGAGATTATAAGATCATATAATTCAGTTCATAGTTACGTAGAAACATCTGACTCGGACGGTTAGGGCGTGAGTTGGATCCCACCATTAAGGGGTGAAGATCCGACTATTAGgttattaaaaaaaatatagtTTAATGaatttacaattttttttatatatgaAGAGCAATATATGATGATGTTGTGTATTTATTTTTTTCAGTTTTAGGGGTGTGGGAAAGGGTGGTGTAAAAGAAGCAGTTGAGAAGAGTTTTGACAAAAGCATAGAATCAGTGGAAGAAACTGCTAGATCAGCAGCTGAATTTGTTGGAGAAGCAATTCATAAGAGAACAGAAAAGGTGAAAGAGAATGCTGGCTATGATAAGGATACTAAAGATGAACTTTGATTAAaatcttttttttcttcttcttttagGCATTTTAATCAAAAATGTAATGCTGTATACGGAGATCTTTGTTTGTATTGTAGTAAAGTAAACTTTTTTTTTCTTAGCTTTTCATACATTTTTCCAATAATCTACATGTTGACAGGAAATAATCTTTTGAAACCATTTTTCTATTTTACAAGGTTGCTTAGAGCTACATCGTTCTCCAAAAAAAGTTAGATGTTTATGTCTCTATCTTAATATATCTTTATATGTATTGACAACCAATGAAAAGATATAAATTCAAAAAATATAAGAGTAATATAAATTGTTTTGATTAAGATTTGTAGTAGAATATATACGAAGAAGTTGATTGAGATTTCATCCCCTATAATAATAATATGCTTAAATTAATAActtaatttatatttatataaGGGACAATAATTTTGAAACATTAAAACAATACATCACCAATTAAGTAGTCAAATATATTTGACCCAAAAATTGAAGGAGGAACGGGTTACTTTGAGAAACATTATTGTTAAAAGTTATAAAAATTAGCAAACAAATAAATTTGATATGAACTTGAAAATGGATCTTTACCTCATTTAATTCTTGTATAAGTTGAGACCATTATTTATAAAACAGCTTAGATACCTATGTGATAAGCTCGCTGCATATAAAGTTTAATGCATTAGAAAGTATTAAATTTATACACAAAATGACTAAAGTATAATGGAAATGTACTTGTTAGTAAATGATCTCCAGAATTTTCCTCCTCCGGACCGTTAAAAATAGTCACGACCAGATACGTGAAATATAAACACAATAATACAAACTTTTTTTTAGCAAATTTTAGCGTTGGAAACCTTCTCAATATGAGTAAGGAAAAAATCACAGGATCCTTAGGTGTTTTAAACTTCCACTATAGTGATAATGAGAATACAACAACTAAAGTTATAAAAATTAGCAAACCAATAAAATTGATATGAACTTGAAAATGGATCTTTACCTCATTTGATTCTTGTATAAGTTGAGACCATTATTTATAAGAGAACGGAGAAACCTTCGTGATAAGCTCGTTGCATATGAAGTTTAATGTATTAGAAATACTATTAAATTTAGAGATTAAAGGTAGTGTACTGTCTGTGTAAACTTTCTTTACACCATCATCCAATAGAATTATAACGTTCTGCTATGTCATactaatattttaaaattaaatgtACGATTTGGCAGGATGCACGTCTCTGATTGGTTGacagtgtaaaaatattttacaccGTTAGTGCATAGTCTTTTTTCTCTTAAATTTATACACAAAACAACTAAAGTATAATGGAAATGCACTTCTTAGTAAATGACCtcaataacacaaaaataatttTAGTCTAAAAAACCTTCTCAATATGAGCAAGGAAAAAACCGCGGGACTCTTAGACCTCTTAAACTTCCACTATAATGATCATGAGAATACAACAATTTCACCCTTAGGTGGATCTCACTATAATGTATCTCTCAGTTTGTAAGGAGCATTCTCACAAATTGGCTCACTATTTTTCTCACAAAAATACTTTTTATGAAAATCACTTTTCTCTCTTGAGTAAGACTCTCTTTTCTCTTGCTTCTTGTTGTTCTTCTCTTGTGTGTTATTTTGAATGCTTGCTCATGGTCCTATTTATAGGAGAAGCAAATCAAAGTTGCCTTACATGCATGAACACACTTATTTTTTCGTCTTCCATGCAAAGCACAAAGTGTCCATTGCAAAACATGCACCATAACATGTATTGCTCATGCACTATACCATGTGTACACCATACACCTTACTATTTGTCATCACATGCAATCTTCCATTTTGTCAAATTTATGTTGGCCATGTGGCAATGACTGAACCCTATATTTCTCTCCCTCTATCCATATGGGAATGACCTTGATTAGTTTGGGGTTGCTGCCAATCCAGCAActtgtttgtaaaactttatcTTCTATTTCGATATAGATTTTGTCATCTTGTATTCCCCATTCTTATTGGTGTGAAATTTATCTACTTTCAAAAGTTTACTCTCCAACACATCACGAATCCAATGATACCTTACGTCAATGTGTTTTGATCTTGAATGGTATGTCGATTTCTTGCTAATATGAATTGTGCTCTGACTATTGCAATAGAGAACATAACTTTCTAGATTATGGCCTAACTCTTGTAGCAACTTCTTCATCCATAGGATCTCCTTACAACCCCCAATGATTGTGACTTATTCAGCTTCCGTGGTACTCAAAGCAATGCACTTTTGTAATTATGATTGCCATTAGATAGCCCCTCATGCAAAAGTAATAACATATCCATAAGTAGATTTTCTTGAATCTACATCTCCTGCCATATATGCATCTACATACCAATGAGTAATTGCTTTTCATTGCCAAAACACAAACATTATTTGACAATTTCTCTAAGATACCTCAGTATCCATTTCACAATATTCCAATCTTCATTTCCTGGATTCGATAGGAATCTACTCACAACTCCTACAACGTAAGAAATGTCTGGTCTTGTGCAAAACCATTGTGTACATAAAGACTACTTACAACTGAAGAATAAGACACCTTGCTCATTTCTTATTTTTCTTCTTCATTGCTTGGACATTGTGTCTTACTGAGTTTCGGGTGACCAGGTAGTGGGACATGCACATGTTTAGTATTATGCATGTTGAGCCTCTCAAGGACTTTCTTGATATAATCTTCTTGTGACATCCACAACATTCTTTTGAGTCGATCTTGAATGATCTTCATTCCAAGAATCTTCTTTACTGCACCAAAATCTTTCATGGCGAAGGGTTTTCTCAATGCTTTATTTAGAGCAACTATCTTTGTCTTGTCTTTCTCAATAGTGagcatatcatcaacatataacaAAATTATGATGGATTCACCATTATCATGTTTCTTCACAAACACATAGTGGTCTGCAGATGTCTTTTCAAATTAATGTTGGGTCATGAAGAGTTCAAACTTATTGTACCATTGCCTTGGAGCTTACTTCAACCCATATAGAATTTTCTTCAAGCGACACACAAGGTGTTCTTTTCCTGGTTTTGCAAATCCTTCGGGTTTCTCCATGCATATTTCTTATTCTAAGTCTCCATGTAAGAATGGTGTTTTAACATCAAGTTGTTATATCTCCAAGTCTAGCGTTGCATCTAGACCAATGATTGCTTTTATGGATGTCATCTTCACTACGAGTGAGAATATATCTTCAAAGTCTATGCCTTTCTTCTGATGGCACCCCTTTACGATAATTTATGATTTGTATATGAGGTTTGGGTTATTCTATTCAAACTTGAGTTTAAACACCCACATTTTTTACAAAGCCCTTCTTGCCTTTGGTAATTTCACCAAGTGATACGTCTGGTTCTCCTTCAGTGACTGTAATTATTCTTGCATGGCTTGCATCCATTTTTCCTTGTCATCCATCTCAATAGATTCCATGAAGCTTTGAGGTTCTTCTTCATCGATGAGAGTGACATACTCATCTAGGGAATATCTTTTTGATGGTTGTCTTACTCACATGAATCTTCTCACTTGAGGCTCTTGGTCTCTATGATCAGTCCCTATCATTTTCTATTCCTATATTTCTTGACCTTTTTCTATCTGGTCAGGTTGCTCCGTATGATGGGGTTGTGATGTCTGATTAGGTTCGATATCTTGTTGAGGAATCTACCCTTAAGTTTTGTACCACAATGGTATTTGGCTTCTTAGATTGAATATCATGGATTATATGATCTTCATAAAATACCACATCTCTGCTTTGGACAATCTTCTTATTTGCAGGATCCCATAATCTGAAGCCAAGTTCATCTCTTGGTGAACCACGGTATATGCACTCCTTCGTCTTGGAATCGAGTTTTATTCTTCCATCTTTAGGAATATGGACAAATTCCCTACACCCGCATACTCTCAATTGGCTGTAGGAGAATTTCTTTTGATACCATACTTCATCTAGTATTTCTCCATTTAACAGTCTTAAAGGAGACAAGTTTATCAAATCTACTGCAGTTCTCACTGCTTCAACCCAAAATGGTTTGGGAAGTTTTGCATGAGAAAGCATGCTTCTGATTTTGTTTACAATCGTTATGTTCATCCTTTCAGCTATTCCATTCATTTAGGGAGTCTTCAGAGGTGTCTTCTCTTGTCTTATCCTATGAGCTTTACAATATACCTAAAACGGACCTAGGTACTCACCTCCATTGTCACTTATTAAGCATTTCAACTTTCTTCAAGATGTTCATTCTATAAAGGTGTGAAAATCCTTGAAAGCTTGTACAACttgatctttcttcttcaatGGACACACATACACCTTTATGGAGTGACTTTCAATGATGGTAACAAAGTATTGTGCACCCCCAAGAGACCTTTCAGATGTGAAGCAAACATTCGAGTGAACAAGATCTAGGATTTTCTTTCGTGTTCTTGCATCATCTGATCTTTGAAAAGATACTTTATGTTGCTTTCCCGCTAAACAGACTTCACATGATTCAAGTGACTGTCCCTTGATATTTGAAAGACGATCTTTAGAAAGAATCTCTAAACCTTTCTCGCTCATGTGATCATGTCTTTTGTGCCACAATTATTTGGCTACGTCTTGAGAAACATTATTCTCTCCCTTATTTATGTTTCCCTGCATGATGTATAATGATCACACTCTCTTTTATAAGCTTCCATCTACCACCACCGAACTGGTTTATCATCCCTAGATCATCCAACTTTCCTACTGGGATAAGGTTTAAACACATTTCTGGTACATGTTTTACTTCCTTCAACATGAGCTTATTTCAATTCTCTGTGATCATATTCATCCCACCAATACCAACAATCTTGCTTGTGATGTGGTTTCCCATCTTCACCGTACTGAATTCTCCTCTTTGGTATGATGAGAATAATTCTTCACGAGGTGTAACATGGAAATATACTCATGTATCAACTATCCAAGTGCAGTCATCAAATGCAAATTTTAGATAATTATCATCTTCAACAAGTAAAAATTCTCGTTGTTCGAGGCTACTGTAGTTCTGGTTCCATATTCATTCTTCTTCTTTGGATTTATCAAATCTGGACGCACTGTTCCAACATTTTGATCTCTCTTCAAGAATCTGCACTCAGGTCTTTTGCGGCCTGGTGTCACACCCTAAGTTTTTCCCTAAGATTTTTTCACCATTTTAATTGCATCTCATTTGTATCATCATAGGATAACTATAACACCaacatataatatatgtctataatacatattatacatagtgtaatactggtactgaaatacataagcgccTAGTGACAATAGTGTACATATTACATGCCCAAAAGAAAACACTACATGACACTAAATATACATAAAGGTACCCAAAATAATACTAGGAACTAGATCATTGTAGAATGATCTAAAAATATCTACACAGCGGAAAAGCCATCCAAAACATCAGATAAGCAAAGATATTGCACTATCTTGTCCTTACCCTTTACCTGATTATAActacctgaaaaataatcaacaacatggggtgagataataatcccagtgagttccctatcttatgggtccatTCGGCTCTACAGGTATTTCTAACAAAATCCAACTTAAGTCAACAAGGGATGGAAGACTTAAGTGATGTGGAAAAGTATCACAATGTATGGCACACATACTCCTGAGTTCTCACAACTCAAAATAAATCACTATTCAaattcacgaaacatcaatccctgAGCGGACCTACGTCTAGGGCAAGCTCAGTTCATGCATGCTTGTATGATTTGACTTTCGCGGTGGTCATCAGATCCTCTATGAGTCTCAAACTCAATCCAAGCGACCGTCACCCGAATGTCAATCGATTGATTCCTGAAAATTTTCACTTTCTTCAAATGCAGGAAGACAACATAATTAATTCTCACCAAGGGTCAATCGGTTGGTCCCAAACATTTTTCCACTTCTTCATAACTCATAAGCTCTACCCAATCGATTGGTCTGAAAAAAGTTccaggaccaatcgattggtctcTGTATATTTCCAAAACTTTCCTCTGCAACAACCCCATTTTCAACCTACATAATGGTTTTTATCTCTAACCACCAAAATCCATAATTTCTCCACAAAATACATCATACaacacacacacgcacacacacacgcgcgcgcgcacacacacacacatacacacacaaaTGGGGTTGTTGTAGAGGAAAGTTTTGGAAATATACAGAGACCAATTGATTGGTCCTGGAACTTTTTTCATACCAATCGATTGGATAGAGCTTCTGAGTTGTGAAGAAGTGGAAAATTGTTTGGGACCAACCGATTGGCCCTTGGTGACAATCGATTATGTTGTCTTCCTGCATTTGAAGAAAGTGAAATTTTTCAGGAACTAATTGATTGACGTTGGACCTCAATCATAAATCACATGTTCATAAACCCATATTCATAACATCAGCCATATCCAAACATTGAGTCACAAAATCATGAATAATATAACAAAACACTTGTTCATGGAAATCATCATAGTCAATAGAAAACATTCATCATATTAGCATGGATTCTTCTACTTAACCTATGATTCTACAACTTAAACTCTAGAAAATTTtagggtttctaactagaacTCACCTTAGGAAATGGAAGAGGAGGTTGAGGAAGATGGTGAGATGAGGTGGTGATGAAGATGGAATCCAAGTTTGTTTCCTCCTTCTTCTTTCTCTCTATCCTCCCTTTCCATATTTTCCTTTTTATTGATAAGTTGGAAATGAACATGGTACATAGGAGGTTGGTAGAAGTATAGATGGTAGAAAGAATATGTGGCCACAAATGAAATGAAAAACATGTGGATAGAAAGAATAAAAAATGGTAGCAACAAACATCTTAAGTGGTACAATACTTAATATTTGTTCTACTAGAGCAATTGATCcattattaatgttaccaaaatgtctCAGTTAATAAAAGGCCAATCCCAGATAATATTAGTTAAGTCAATCTGAATTCACTATCCACTTTATTTATTCCAACTGataacttttagagcacataggaactcagttGATCTCAACTAATATGAATTTGAGTATTTAAGGAAACACGGGGTATTACATGACCATTTTCATTTGGTCATTAAGTCTTATTTATATGCATCATTCAATAGTCCAAGACCTTATCTGCATAGGAGTCGACAAAGGAAAAGTCAACAATTTGACTTATC from Lathyrus oleraceus cultivar Zhongwan6 chromosome 7, CAAS_Psat_ZW6_1.0, whole genome shotgun sequence encodes the following:
- the LOC127101515 gene encoding uncharacterized protein LOC127101515 isoform X1 produces the protein MSFIIRMETKFQFFVLFSILTILQFQQVTPNEGGQNVAQDHPEKPGLSKLLMDTVSLLRKSKESSWEKIKTVIHDLQMQFSPPNLDFRGVGKGGVKEAVEKSFDKSIESVEETARSAAEFVGEAIHKRTEKVKENAGYDKDTKDEL
- the LOC127101515 gene encoding uncharacterized protein LOC127101515 isoform X2, whose translation is MDTVSLLRKSKESSWEKIKTVIHDLQMQFSPPNLDFRGVGKGGVKEAVEKSFDKSIESVEETARSAAEFVGEAIHKRTEKVKENAGYDKDTKDEL